The following proteins come from a genomic window of Yinghuangia sp. ASG 101:
- a CDS encoding CGNR zinc finger domain-containing protein has product MELAAYAEYAVRLVNTEAPGRGTDDLRTTGDIARLLDALGRPPSRVTESDVPRLRAVRARLRAVFTDAVEGRHDDAVATLNGLLAEYPVHPRVTGHDGKPWHIHLSDEQSGAAESYAAVAGMGLAVRMTSLGVDRLGVCEAAPCRNVFVDGSANRSRRYCSDRCSTRANVAQYRARRKSARAVDALGAAPRGHELP; this is encoded by the coding sequence GTGGAACTCGCCGCGTACGCCGAATACGCGGTCCGGCTGGTCAACACCGAGGCCCCCGGCCGCGGCACCGACGACCTGCGCACGACCGGCGACATCGCGCGGCTGCTCGACGCGCTCGGCCGTCCGCCCTCGCGGGTCACCGAGTCGGACGTCCCCCGGTTGCGCGCGGTCCGCGCCCGGTTGCGCGCGGTCTTCACCGACGCGGTCGAGGGCCGCCACGACGACGCGGTCGCCACCCTCAACGGGCTGCTCGCCGAATATCCCGTACACCCGCGTGTCACCGGCCACGACGGCAAGCCGTGGCACATCCACCTCTCCGACGAGCAGTCGGGCGCGGCCGAGTCGTACGCGGCGGTGGCCGGGATGGGCCTCGCCGTGCGGATGACGTCCCTCGGCGTGGACCGCCTGGGCGTGTGCGAGGCGGCACCGTGCCGCAACGTGTTCGTGGACGGGTCGGCCAACCGGTCGCGGCGCTACTGCTCGGACCGGTGCTCGACCCGTGCGAACGTCGCGCAGTACCGGGCCCGCCGCAAGTCCGCGCGAGCGGTCGACGCGCTGGGAGCGGCCCCCCGGGGCCACGAACTCCCGTGA
- the sodN gene encoding superoxide dismutase, Ni, with protein sequence MFARLFARTVTAEAHCDLPCGVYDPAQARIEAESVKAIQEKYQANEDPAFRARAIEIKEQRSELVKHHLSVLWSDYFKAPHFEKYPNLHTLFNDAIKAAGAGGTKGSNDPATGTALLDLIGQIDAIFWETKKAA encoded by the coding sequence ATGTTCGCTCGTCTGTTCGCGCGTACCGTGACCGCCGAGGCGCACTGCGACCTCCCCTGCGGCGTGTACGACCCGGCCCAGGCCCGCATCGAGGCCGAGTCGGTCAAGGCGATCCAGGAGAAGTACCAGGCCAACGAGGACCCGGCGTTCCGCGCCCGGGCGATCGAGATCAAGGAGCAGCGCTCCGAGTTGGTCAAGCACCACCTGTCGGTGCTGTGGAGCGACTACTTCAAGGCGCCGCACTTCGAGAAGTACCCGAACCTGCACACCCTGTTCAACGACGCGATCAAGGCGGCGGGCGCGGGCGGCACCAAGGGTTCGAACGACCCGGCCACCGGCACCGCCCTGCTCGACCTGATCGGCCAGATCGACGCGATCTTCTGGGAGACCAAAAAGGCGGCGTGA
- a CDS encoding tyrosine-type recombinase/integrase, with product MASIQKRPNGKWRARWYDEDRQERSRHFDRKVDAQRWLDQVTASILTGQYVDPKAGRVKLQAVAEDWQKSQVCAEGTARINDNALRLHINPALGQHAIATIRRTHVQKFVKLLSEELAPGSVRNVYDVLARVMQSAVDDRVIASTPCRRITLPKLPDTEVVPPTIQEVQAIADAMPDRYRAAVILAAGSGLRIGEILGLKVSDIDFLRRTVRVERQRTQDGEINPPKTQRSYRTVPVGQVVIDALALHLAAFPTDAWVFTDERGKPLLYRRWRTVWNAAYRAMQKAADAVADKLGQPRHTITVWTVHDLRHFFASALIAGGASVKQVQVVLGHSSAVITLRVYSHLWPGDEDRTRSVMDSVLEILRTGYGPADPAEGVPAGQTA from the coding sequence TTGGCGAGCATCCAGAAGCGCCCGAACGGTAAGTGGCGTGCCCGCTGGTACGACGAGGACCGTCAGGAGCGCTCACGCCACTTCGACCGCAAGGTCGACGCTCAGCGTTGGCTCGACCAGGTCACCGCGAGCATCCTGACCGGTCAGTACGTCGACCCGAAGGCCGGCCGCGTCAAGCTGCAAGCCGTTGCCGAGGACTGGCAGAAGAGCCAGGTCTGCGCCGAGGGAACGGCCCGCATCAACGACAACGCACTGCGGCTCCACATCAACCCGGCGCTCGGGCAGCACGCGATCGCGACGATTCGTCGCACGCATGTTCAAAAGTTCGTAAAGCTTCTGTCCGAGGAACTGGCTCCGGGCTCCGTCCGAAACGTGTACGACGTCCTGGCCCGGGTCATGCAATCAGCGGTCGACGACCGCGTCATCGCCTCCACGCCCTGCCGTCGGATCACCCTGCCCAAGCTGCCCGACACGGAGGTGGTGCCGCCGACGATCCAGGAAGTCCAGGCCATCGCCGACGCGATGCCGGACCGCTATCGGGCCGCCGTGATCCTCGCCGCCGGCTCCGGCCTGCGGATCGGGGAGATCCTCGGGCTCAAGGTCTCCGACATCGACTTTCTGCGCCGTACCGTCCGCGTCGAGCGACAGCGGACGCAGGACGGCGAGATCAACCCCCCGAAGACCCAACGGTCGTACCGCACCGTGCCCGTCGGCCAGGTCGTCATTGACGCCCTGGCGCTCCACCTCGCGGCCTTCCCGACCGACGCGTGGGTCTTCACCGACGAGCGGGGCAAGCCGTTGCTGTACCGACGGTGGCGCACGGTCTGGAACGCCGCCTATCGGGCCATGCAGAAGGCGGCCGACGCCGTTGCGGACAAACTCGGCCAGCCGCGCCACACGATCACCGTCTGGACGGTGCACGACCTGCGGCACTTCTTCGCCTCGGCGCTCATCGCCGGTGGCGCGTCCGTGAAGCAAGTCCAGGTAGTACTCGGGCACTCCTCGGCGGTCATCACCCTGCGGGTGTACTCGCACCTGTGGCCCGGAGACGAAGACCGCACCCGGTCCGTCATGGATTCCGTGCTGGAAATCCTACGGACCGGGTACGGACCGGCAGACCCTGCGGAAGGCGTTCCCGCAGGTCAGACGGCTTAG
- the sodX gene encoding nickel-type superoxide dismutase maturation protease — MADIREESRRRLPWGLADVRGGSMLPNLADGDRVLVRYGARVRRGDVVLALRPDRPGVAMVKRAAEREGGGWRLLGDNPHRSTDSREFGPVPDALVLGRVLAVRRPRGGRRLSLPRWRRVGDDNPFAD, encoded by the coding sequence TTGGCTGACATCCGGGAGGAATCCCGCCGCCGGCTGCCCTGGGGTCTGGCGGACGTGCGCGGGGGATCGATGCTGCCGAACCTCGCCGACGGCGACCGCGTTCTCGTGCGGTACGGCGCCCGCGTCCGCCGCGGGGACGTCGTCCTCGCGCTGCGGCCGGACCGCCCCGGGGTCGCGATGGTCAAACGCGCGGCCGAACGCGAGGGCGGCGGCTGGCGGTTGCTCGGCGACAACCCCCATCGCAGCACCGACAGCCGCGAGTTCGGGCCGGTGCCGGACGCGTTGGTGCTCGGCCGGGTGCTGGCGGTACGGCGCCCGCGCGGCGGGCGGCGGCTGTCGCTGCCGCGTTGGCGGCGTGTGGGCGACGACAACCCGTTCGCGGACTGA
- a CDS encoding helix-turn-helix domain-containing protein, translating into MTDSDGRVSAEALVAHNLRHLRKAMHLSQEHIADAMTERGFKMHQTQVAKIENGSRPIRLDEAMAIADILSIPPLAFISEAVVGAGDREFDLLQARFRVDAAEADVERLMEQHDEAVQHLEAERRRLRQLADDLGLDTLPPPLRGLLAPYLEEESVGEHPEAPER; encoded by the coding sequence ATGACGGACAGCGACGGGCGCGTGAGCGCTGAGGCCCTCGTGGCCCACAACCTGCGACACCTACGGAAGGCGATGCACCTCTCGCAAGAGCACATCGCCGATGCCATGACCGAGCGCGGGTTCAAGATGCACCAGACCCAGGTGGCCAAGATCGAGAACGGCTCGCGGCCGATCCGCCTCGATGAGGCCATGGCGATCGCGGACATCCTGAGCATCCCGCCGCTCGCGTTCATCAGCGAGGCGGTCGTCGGCGCGGGCGACCGCGAGTTCGACCTGCTCCAGGCGCGATTCCGCGTCGACGCCGCCGAGGCGGACGTCGAGCGGCTGATGGAGCAGCACGACGAGGCGGTCCAGCACTTGGAAGCGGAGCGCCGACGGCTCCGACAACTGGCCGACGATCTCGGCCTCGACACCCTGCCCCCGCCGCTGCGGGGACTTCTTGCCCCCTACCTTGAGGAGGAATCAGTTGGCGAGCATCCAGAAGCGCCCGAACGGTAA
- a CDS encoding ABC transporter ATP-binding protein, translating into MPRGEHAPAPGTDPAPAGRSGGDASRPRPGGDGALVVDRLHVAYGRSVQALRGVSVTVPASGIVTVLGSNGAGKSTLLRAVSGTLFLHHGTLEKGSITYGGRKLNGRDSVAAVRAGIVQVPEGRRVFAGLSVAENLTAGLLGTGGRRSRRARQARERVLELFPVLAERERQHAGLLSGGEQQMLAMGRALMAGPRLLLLDEPSLGLAPKMVGVIASVVREIARQGTAVLLVEQNAAVALDLADTAYVLDVGEVRLTGDASELARTDEVRRLYLGVADEEPGGAPGAVAGQPQAAATPARPTLRRWRG; encoded by the coding sequence ATGCCACGAGGGGAGCACGCACCCGCCCCGGGGACGGACCCCGCGCCGGCGGGCCGTTCCGGCGGGGACGCGTCACGGCCTCGGCCGGGCGGCGACGGCGCGCTCGTCGTCGACCGGCTGCATGTCGCGTACGGCCGTTCCGTCCAGGCGCTGCGCGGGGTGAGCGTCACGGTTCCGGCGAGCGGCATCGTCACCGTGCTCGGGTCCAACGGCGCCGGCAAGAGCACGCTGCTGCGCGCGGTTTCGGGGACCCTCTTCCTGCACCACGGAACCCTCGAGAAAGGCTCGATCACGTACGGCGGCCGGAAGCTCAACGGCCGCGACTCCGTCGCCGCGGTGCGCGCCGGGATCGTGCAGGTCCCGGAAGGCCGCCGGGTGTTCGCGGGGCTGTCGGTCGCGGAGAACCTCACGGCCGGACTGCTCGGCACGGGGGGCCGCCGCTCGCGGCGGGCCCGGCAGGCGCGCGAGCGCGTCTTGGAACTGTTCCCGGTGCTCGCCGAGCGCGAGCGGCAGCACGCGGGGCTGCTGTCCGGCGGCGAGCAGCAGATGCTCGCGATGGGCCGGGCACTGATGGCCGGGCCGCGGCTGCTGCTGCTCGACGAGCCGTCCCTCGGGCTCGCGCCGAAGATGGTCGGCGTCATCGCGTCGGTGGTCCGCGAGATCGCCCGGCAGGGCACGGCCGTGCTGCTGGTCGAGCAGAACGCCGCGGTCGCCCTCGACCTGGCCGATACCGCGTACGTCCTGGACGTGGGCGAGGTCCGGCTCACCGGCGACGCGTCGGAACTGGCCCGGACCGACGAGGTCCGCCGCCTGTACCTGGGGGTGGCCGACGAGGAGCCCGGCGGCGCGCCCGGAGCCGTCGCGGGGCAGCCCCAGGCCGCCGCGACCCCCGCCCGTCCCACGCTGCGGAGGTGGCGAGGTTGA
- a CDS encoding ABC transporter substrate-binding protein: MNLGRRRFLVLGAGTGLAVAAGGLLTGCGGGDPALKTGGELVVGLPVYPESLNPAHGVAEEARWVSDPVVEALYAYRDDTTLEPVLAAADPQVSADGLVWTIRLRPGITYAGGAPFDAHSVAACLTRVSSARTAGEWAPYLGGRIGAVTAVDPLTVRIELPKPFGILRQFLANLPIPHAGSLDDPQALVGTGPFAVETVVPGESVRLRRNGEYRGPRPPLDAIEFRVAAPGATRVGDLKAKRIGIDPRLAADQLRPLQKVKGMQAHAVSAPADLVTALNMRRAPFDNIAVRRALAAGIPRKPVRDSDFKGFAVIGQGPIGPATEGWDAAYAPYPEVVDGDRVRVLLGESGVTGPIDFTVLLRADDGLRKPAETLARQWADFGLRARIDEVPGDVWQQRRRAGEFDLAMAIRRPAGAAGRTAFDVLAPAASTHPDNTGYRNAELDRLLEEAWAVNEASRRAKLCRLANEILVRDAVMMPPVYPRFLIGQSRGVESLNEKQMALGSLELATLHLQS, translated from the coding sequence ATGAATCTGGGCCGACGCCGCTTTCTGGTCCTCGGTGCGGGGACCGGCCTCGCGGTGGCGGCGGGCGGGCTGCTCACCGGGTGCGGGGGCGGGGACCCGGCGCTCAAAACCGGCGGTGAGCTGGTGGTCGGGCTGCCGGTGTATCCCGAGTCGCTCAACCCGGCCCACGGAGTCGCGGAGGAGGCCCGCTGGGTGTCCGATCCGGTCGTCGAGGCGCTGTACGCGTACCGCGACGACACGACGCTCGAGCCGGTGTTGGCCGCCGCGGATCCGCAGGTGTCGGCGGACGGCCTGGTGTGGACGATCCGGCTGCGTCCGGGGATCACGTACGCCGGGGGCGCGCCCTTCGACGCGCACAGCGTCGCGGCCTGCCTGACCCGGGTCTCGTCCGCGCGGACGGCCGGGGAGTGGGCGCCGTATCTCGGTGGGCGGATCGGTGCGGTCACCGCCGTCGACCCGCTGACCGTGCGCATAGAGCTGCCGAAACCGTTCGGAATCCTGCGGCAGTTCCTCGCGAACCTGCCGATCCCGCACGCCGGTTCGCTCGACGACCCGCAAGCGCTCGTCGGGACGGGCCCGTTCGCGGTCGAGACGGTCGTGCCGGGTGAGTCGGTGCGGCTCCGCCGCAATGGCGAATACCGGGGCCCCCGGCCCCCGTTGGACGCGATCGAGTTCCGTGTCGCGGCGCCCGGAGCGACCCGGGTGGGCGACCTCAAGGCCAAGCGGATCGGTATCGACCCCCGGCTCGCGGCGGACCAACTCCGGCCGCTGCAAAAGGTGAAGGGCATGCAGGCCCACGCCGTGTCCGCACCGGCCGACCTGGTCACCGCGCTGAACATGCGGCGGGCGCCGTTCGACAACATCGCTGTGCGCCGGGCGCTCGCGGCCGGCATCCCGCGCAAGCCGGTGCGGGACAGCGACTTCAAGGGCTTCGCGGTGATCGGCCAAGGCCCGATCGGGCCCGCCACGGAGGGCTGGGACGCGGCGTACGCGCCCTACCCGGAGGTCGTCGACGGCGACCGGGTACGGGTGTTGCTCGGCGAGTCGGGGGTCACCGGCCCGATCGACTTCACCGTGCTGCTGCGGGCCGACGACGGCCTGCGCAAGCCCGCCGAGACGCTGGCCCGCCAGTGGGCCGACTTCGGCCTGCGCGCCCGGATCGACGAAGTCCCCGGCGACGTGTGGCAACAGCGGCGCCGGGCCGGGGAGTTCGATCTGGCGATGGCGATCCGCCGGCCCGCCGGCGCGGCCGGGCGCACCGCGTTCGACGTCCTGGCCCCGGCCGCGTCCACGCACCCGGACAACACCGGCTACCGCAACGCCGAACTGGACCGCCTTCTTGAGGAGGCGTGGGCGGTCAACGAGGCGAGCCGCCGTGCGAAGCTGTGCCGCCTCGCCAACGAGATCCTGGTCCGCGACGCGGTGATGATGCCGCCGGTGTACCCGCGCTTCCTGATCGGCCAGAGCCGCGGCGTCGAATCCCTGAACGAGAAGCAAATGGCTTTGGGGAGCCTGGAGTTGGCGACCCTGCACCTGCAGAGCTGA
- a CDS encoding zinc-binding dehydrogenase, producing MFAVSAVRISPDDPLSGLELGERPDPGVRSPLPPGWTTVTVKAASLNHHDLWTLKGVGITEKALPMVLGCDGAGIDEDGNEVVLHSVIGGLGTDEPRSILTEKYDGTFAEKVAVPRWNLLPKPKELSFEEAACLPTAWLTAYRMLFTNSGVRPGGTVLVQGAGGGVATALVALGKAAGFRMWVTSRDAAKGERAVELGADRAFASGERLPERVDAVMETVGEATWSHSLRSLRPGGTVVISGATSGSNPSSGELTRIFFQEMRVVGSTMGDRDELAGLLSLCATGGVRPAIDTVLPLDRAREGFARMADGELFGKVVFTV from the coding sequence ATGTTCGCCGTGAGTGCCGTCCGCATCAGTCCCGACGACCCGCTGTCGGGTCTTGAGCTGGGAGAGCGTCCCGATCCGGGGGTGCGGTCGCCGTTGCCGCCGGGATGGACGACGGTGACGGTCAAGGCCGCGTCGCTGAACCACCACGACCTGTGGACCCTCAAGGGCGTCGGGATCACCGAGAAGGCCCTGCCGATGGTGCTCGGGTGCGACGGGGCCGGCATCGACGAGGACGGCAACGAGGTCGTCCTGCACTCGGTGATCGGCGGGCTTGGCACCGACGAGCCGCGGTCGATCCTCACCGAGAAGTACGACGGCACGTTCGCCGAGAAGGTCGCCGTACCGCGCTGGAACCTCCTGCCGAAGCCGAAGGAGCTGTCCTTCGAGGAGGCGGCCTGCCTGCCCACCGCGTGGCTCACGGCGTACCGCATGCTGTTCACCAACTCCGGGGTCCGGCCCGGCGGGACGGTCCTCGTGCAGGGCGCGGGCGGCGGTGTCGCGACGGCGCTCGTGGCGCTCGGCAAGGCGGCCGGCTTCCGCATGTGGGTCACGAGCCGGGACGCGGCCAAGGGCGAGCGGGCCGTCGAGTTGGGGGCCGACCGCGCGTTCGCGTCCGGCGAGCGGCTGCCGGAGCGGGTCGACGCGGTCATGGAGACCGTGGGCGAGGCGACGTGGAGCCATTCGCTGCGCAGCCTCAGGCCGGGCGGGACGGTCGTCATCTCCGGGGCCACCAGCGGGTCGAACCCGTCGTCGGGGGAGCTGACCCGGATCTTCTTCCAGGAGATGCGCGTCGTCGGGTCGACGATGGGCGACCGCGACGAGCTGGCCGGGCTGCTGAGCCTGTGCGCGACCGGAGGGGTGCGTCCGGCGATCGACACCGTGCTGCCGCTGGACCGGGCCCGCGAGGGGTTCGCGCGCATGGCCGACGGCGAATTGTTCGGCAAGGTCGTCTTCACCGTCTGA
- a CDS encoding PucR family transcriptional regulator: MASARRLVTSGGGTMHGATTSLGAASAPPTAPGPAHAPARGDGAPALPPSPPAGAPDVPPLRPLVAEEPHVRLLRRAARVLLERLPELTDRLVTALYEQESTYRDGPVPPDQVRQGCRESLRSALLILLARPGEREPSPQTWRLGRRRAEQGLPLDALLHAFRIGGAIVWQALVETTMEREPQDVPELVHAATTVWHVVDHHSTVVSDAYRSLAAELTVHHHERTRALLDALLDGRADPADLGAAAAVLDLPEDGRYAVAVLRHARPGAGRHDRPRTSGAEGTHLLWRSRADAEFAVALLHQGVGDLEALAGLVEALRPSGGSRVGIGLVVDGLADLGRARRLAELALRTCASDGDIARLDERLPAAMVANQTDLSHALATRTFGPVLALDPGDRDVLLGTLAAWFDAGGSAARAGARLFCHRNTVLNRLRRFEQLTGRDLGLPRDLVELGLALDAYRLTGA; encoded by the coding sequence ATGGCCTCTGCACGGCGTCTTGTCACGAGCGGTGGAGGCACGATGCACGGTGCGACAACCTCGCTCGGCGCCGCGTCCGCGCCACCGACGGCCCCCGGACCCGCGCACGCACCCGCGCGGGGTGACGGCGCCCCCGCACTCCCGCCGTCGCCACCGGCCGGCGCCCCCGACGTCCCGCCGCTCCGACCCCTCGTCGCCGAGGAGCCGCACGTGCGCTTGCTGCGGCGGGCCGCGCGGGTGTTGCTGGAGCGGCTGCCGGAACTCACCGACCGGCTCGTGACCGCGCTCTACGAGCAGGAGTCGACGTACCGTGACGGCCCCGTGCCGCCGGACCAGGTCCGGCAGGGCTGCCGGGAATCGCTGCGGAGCGCGTTGCTGATCCTGCTCGCGCGGCCCGGCGAGCGGGAACCCAGCCCGCAGACATGGCGGTTGGGGCGTCGGCGGGCCGAACAGGGGCTGCCGTTGGACGCGCTGCTGCACGCGTTCCGGATCGGCGGCGCCATCGTGTGGCAGGCGCTGGTCGAGACCACCATGGAGCGCGAGCCGCAGGACGTCCCCGAGTTGGTGCACGCCGCGACCACGGTGTGGCACGTCGTCGACCACCATTCGACGGTCGTCTCGGACGCGTACCGGAGCCTCGCCGCCGAGCTGACGGTCCATCACCACGAGCGCACACGTGCTTTGTTGGACGCCCTGCTCGACGGCCGAGCGGACCCGGCCGATCTCGGTGCCGCGGCGGCGGTGCTCGACCTGCCCGAGGACGGCCGGTACGCGGTGGCCGTGCTGCGGCACGCGCGACCGGGGGCCGGACGGCACGACCGGCCGCGTACGTCCGGGGCCGAGGGCACCCATCTGCTGTGGCGTTCGCGCGCCGACGCCGAGTTCGCCGTCGCGCTGCTGCACCAAGGCGTCGGCGACCTGGAGGCGTTGGCGGGGCTGGTCGAGGCCCTGCGGCCGTCCGGGGGTTCGCGTGTCGGGATCGGGTTGGTCGTGGACGGACTCGCCGACTTGGGCCGCGCCCGCAGGCTGGCCGAACTCGCGTTGCGCACCTGCGCGTCGGACGGCGACATCGCGCGCCTGGACGAGCGCCTGCCAGCCGCGATGGTGGCCAATCAGACGGACTTGTCGCACGCGCTCGCGACCCGCACGTTCGGCCCGGTCCTCGCGCTCGATCCGGGAGACCGGGACGTATTGCTGGGCACCCTCGCCGCGTGGTTCGACGCGGGCGGCTCCGCCGCGCGGGCCGGCGCCCGGCTGTTCTGCCACCGCAACACCGTCCTCAACAGGCTGCGCCGCTTCGAGCAGCTGACCGGACGGGACCTCGGGCTGCCGCGGGATCTCGTGGAACTCGGGCTGGCCCTGGACGCGTATCGCCTGACGGGGGCGTGA
- a CDS encoding NAD(P)-dependent malic enzyme: MAAEIIPTESTTPDDVDPAFALHRGGKLEIRSTVPVRDKDDLSLAYTPGVARVCTAIAENADLVNDYTWVSNTVAVVTDGTAVLGLGDIGPKASLPVMEGKALLFKQFGGVDAVPIALDCTDVDEIVETVARLAPSFGGVNLEDISAPRCFEVERKLQERLDIPVFHDDQHGTAIVALAALRNAATVTGRELKDLRAVISGAGAAGIAIAKILLEAGIGDLCVVDSRGIVHEGRDDLTPVKRLIAELTNKAKLKGPIDEALRGADVFLGVSAGKVPEEVVATMAPNALIFAMANPDPEIMPEVALKYAAVVATGRSDYPNQINNVLAFPGVFAGALSVRASRITEGMKVAAAEALAAVVADELSPDKVIPSPFDERVAPAVTLAVAEAARRDGVARR; the protein is encoded by the coding sequence GTGGCAGCGGAGATCATCCCCACGGAGAGCACCACGCCGGACGACGTCGATCCGGCATTCGCCCTGCATCGGGGCGGCAAACTGGAGATCCGCTCGACGGTTCCGGTCCGCGACAAGGACGATTTGTCGCTGGCCTACACCCCGGGTGTCGCCCGGGTGTGCACCGCGATCGCCGAGAACGCCGACCTGGTGAACGACTACACCTGGGTGTCCAACACGGTGGCGGTCGTCACCGACGGCACCGCCGTGCTCGGTCTGGGCGACATCGGCCCCAAGGCCTCCCTCCCGGTCATGGAGGGCAAGGCGCTGCTGTTCAAGCAGTTCGGCGGGGTGGACGCGGTTCCGATCGCGTTGGACTGCACCGATGTCGACGAGATCGTGGAGACCGTCGCGCGCCTCGCGCCGTCGTTCGGCGGCGTCAACCTGGAGGACATCTCGGCGCCGCGCTGCTTCGAGGTGGAGCGCAAACTCCAGGAGCGCCTGGACATCCCGGTGTTCCACGACGACCAGCACGGCACCGCCATCGTCGCCCTCGCGGCGCTGCGCAACGCCGCCACGGTGACCGGGCGCGAGCTGAAGGACCTGCGCGCGGTCATCTCGGGCGCGGGCGCGGCCGGTATCGCCATCGCGAAGATCCTGCTGGAGGCGGGGATCGGCGACCTGTGCGTGGTCGACTCGCGCGGCATCGTGCACGAGGGCCGCGACGACCTGACGCCGGTCAAGCGCCTGATCGCCGAACTGACCAACAAGGCCAAGCTCAAGGGCCCGATCGACGAGGCCCTGCGCGGAGCGGACGTCTTCCTCGGCGTCTCGGCCGGCAAGGTGCCGGAGGAGGTCGTGGCGACGATGGCGCCGAACGCGCTGATCTTCGCGATGGCCAACCCCGACCCGGAGATCATGCCGGAGGTCGCGCTGAAGTACGCCGCGGTCGTGGCGACCGGGCGCAGCGACTACCCGAACCAGATCAACAACGTCCTGGCGTTCCCCGGCGTGTTCGCGGGCGCGCTGTCGGTCCGCGCGTCGCGGATCACCGAGGGCATGAAGGTCGCGGCGGCCGAGGCCCTCGCGGCGGTGGTCGCGGACGAGCTGTCGCCCGACAAGGTCATCCCGAGCCCGTTCGACGAGCGGGTCGCGCCGGCGGTGACGCTGGCGGTGGCCGAGGCGGCCCGCCGCGACGGTGTCGCCCGGCGCTGA
- a CDS encoding helix-turn-helix transcriptional regulator: MTRYYTTAEVAERYRTAPSTVRYWRHIGYGPKGVKVGRRVLYAEAELDRFDAEMARQQAEQGMRWAA; this comes from the coding sequence GTGACGCGCTACTACACCACCGCCGAAGTCGCCGAGCGATACCGCACGGCCCCCAGCACGGTCCGCTACTGGCGGCACATCGGCTACGGGCCCAAAGGCGTGAAGGTCGGACGACGCGTGCTGTACGCGGAAGCGGAACTCGACCGCTTCGACGCGGAAATGGCCAGGCAACAGGCCGAGCAGGGCATGCGGTGGGCGGCGTGA